The following are encoded in a window of Primulina eburnea isolate SZY01 chromosome 4, ASM2296580v1, whole genome shotgun sequence genomic DNA:
- the LOC140830804 gene encoding uncharacterized protein: MAIQEDTNADRKKSIDATDALATINLENMQNNTRVINYCRTFMSIIGGVVAGILGFTGLTGFIFYFIVMAITSAGLVAKAEFSVHSYFDSWNKITLDGFLAGLMSFVLFWTFAYDFVHIF; encoded by the exons ATGGCGATCCAGGAAGATACAAATGCAGACAGAAAGAAATCAATCGATGCCACAGATGCGCTAGCGACGATCAATCTTGAAAATATGCAAAACAACACAAGAGTTATTAATTACTG CCGCACATTTATGTCGATCATAGGTGGGGTCGTTGCAGGAATTTTGGGATTTACTGGTTTGACGGGATTTATCTTCTATTTCATAGTCATGGCTATTACTTCAGCTGGACTTGTTGCCAAGGCCGAGTTTTCTGTTCATTCTTATTTTGATAGTTGGAACAAGATTACACTTGATGGATTTCTTGCTGGGCTTATG TCATTCGTGTTATTCTGGAC